A stretch of the Candidatus Hydrogenedentota bacterium genome encodes the following:
- a CDS encoding long-chain fatty acid--CoA ligase, with protein MSLNLADCLQMAADAAPDKTAIIFEEERYTYAELRAAAHRVAHALHASGIRPGDRVAMMLPNTPHFPIIYYGILLAGAVASPMNVMLRQREILHRLRDMRAKAFFVFDLFAGEAALAFDQAPECDHLIVAEADMQPAAPDIGVSFAALMGQASPDFDMVQTMPDDDAVILYASAHDGRMRGARLTHFNLFQNALAIKEYALGYYRTDVCVTVLPLFHGFGQTTMMNAPILAQASVVLLPAFDPAKMFEVITRERATILAAVPTMMHFLVHHKRAAEADFSSLRCVITGGAAMPVPLAAQFTGLFGVPVLEGYGLTETSPVVCWNPDAERNRPGSIGLPIWGVRMRIMREDGTFAGPGEEGEIVIRGHNVMKGYLNLPEVNQEVFRHGWFHTGDLGRTDEDGYFYFTGLKKDMINRAGMNVYPREVENVLLEHPAIREAAVVGIPDPVRGEEVMACVVLEPDMTVTSREVIEFCRERIAAYKAPRKVEFLDAMPKNVHGKPDKKQLRKK; from the coding sequence GTGAGCTTGAATCTAGCCGATTGCCTGCAGATGGCCGCCGATGCCGCGCCGGATAAGACGGCGATCATCTTTGAAGAAGAAAGGTACACGTACGCGGAACTCCGCGCCGCGGCCCACCGCGTCGCGCACGCTCTCCACGCGAGTGGCATCCGCCCCGGCGACCGGGTCGCCATGATGCTCCCGAACACGCCTCATTTCCCCATCATCTACTACGGAATACTCCTCGCCGGCGCGGTGGCCTCCCCCATGAACGTCATGCTCCGGCAGCGGGAAATCCTCCATCGACTCCGCGACATGCGGGCGAAGGCGTTCTTCGTCTTTGACCTGTTCGCGGGCGAAGCAGCGCTCGCGTTCGACCAAGCGCCGGAATGCGATCATCTGATCGTTGCGGAGGCCGACATGCAGCCGGCGGCGCCTGATATAGGCGTGTCTTTTGCGGCGCTGATGGGGCAGGCCAGCCCGGACTTCGACATGGTCCAGACCATGCCGGACGACGACGCGGTAATCCTGTACGCGTCCGCGCACGACGGGCGCATGCGCGGCGCGCGGCTGACCCACTTCAATCTGTTCCAGAACGCGCTGGCCATCAAGGAATACGCGCTTGGTTACTATCGCACCGACGTTTGCGTCACCGTGCTGCCGCTCTTTCACGGCTTCGGGCAAACCACGATGATGAACGCGCCCATTCTGGCGCAGGCCTCTGTCGTGCTGTTGCCCGCCTTCGACCCCGCCAAGATGTTCGAGGTTATCACCCGCGAACGCGCGACTATCCTGGCCGCCGTTCCCACCATGATGCATTTCCTGGTGCACCACAAGCGCGCCGCCGAGGCGGATTTCTCGTCGCTGCGCTGCGTGATTACCGGCGGCGCCGCCATGCCAGTGCCGCTCGCCGCCCAGTTCACCGGCCTGTTCGGCGTGCCCGTGCTCGAGGGTTACGGCCTGACGGAGACCAGCCCGGTGGTCTGCTGGAACCCCGACGCGGAACGGAACCGGCCCGGCTCGATTGGCCTGCCCATCTGGGGCGTGCGCATGCGTATCATGCGCGAGGACGGCACTTTCGCGGGCCCCGGCGAAGAGGGCGAAATCGTCATTCGCGGCCACAACGTCATGAAGGGTTACCTCAATCTGCCCGAAGTCAACCAGGAAGTCTTCCGGCACGGCTGGTTTCACACCGGCGACCTCGGCCGTACGGACGAAGACGGCTACTTCTATTTCACGGGCCTGAAGAAGGACATGATAAATCGCGCCGGCATGAACGTGTACCCGAGAGAAGTGGAGAACGTGCTCCTCGAGCACCCCGCCATCCGCGAGGCGGCGGTCGTAGGCATACCCGATCCCGTCCGCGGCGAAGAAGTCATGGCCTGCGTCGTACTCGAGCCGGACATGACCGTCACCTCGCGCGAAGTGATCGAATTCTGCCGCGAACGCATAGCCGCCTACAAAGCCCCGCGCAAGGTTGAATTTCTCGACGCCATGCCAAAGAACGTCCACGGCAAACCCGACAAGAAACAGCTGCGCAAGAAATAG
- a CDS encoding DUF1501 domain-containing protein — protein sequence MNDREMTGSISRREVLKRGLLGAAGLALLDYGEAQAQPRVAAPRAKAVIQIWMWGGPSHLDTFDPKPDAGYDYTGPLNKAIPTNVDGIVIGQLLPLLARQADKYSIIRSMTHGVNAHETASYIVQTGRTPGDGLVFPSVGAVVSLFRGYEHGYEGLIPPYIVLTELQGRFSEAGFLGPRYKPFATGGDPNQQRFAVEGIVAAGISDERQRARRDLLHELDSLGNAMPGTPRFERLNQCERKAYDLILGDAGKLFDLTQEKDEVRERYGRKTFGQCCLMARRLVEHGVPYVTINYKGWDTHKQHFEAMRRKLPEMDQGMAALLQELDERGLLESTIVWWGGEFGRTPRVQWESPWNGGRGHHGACFCAVLAGGGFQGGRVVGASDARGEEVAERPVHPREVIASIYERLGIDPEGALPNARGVEAKIMPDAGRVHELV from the coding sequence ATGAACGATCGAGAAATGACCGGGTCTATTAGTCGCCGGGAAGTGTTGAAACGGGGCCTGTTGGGCGCCGCCGGACTTGCGTTGCTGGACTACGGTGAGGCGCAGGCGCAGCCTCGTGTGGCGGCGCCGCGAGCCAAGGCGGTCATTCAAATCTGGATGTGGGGCGGGCCGTCGCACCTGGATACTTTTGACCCCAAGCCCGACGCGGGTTACGACTACACCGGCCCGCTGAACAAGGCGATCCCGACCAACGTGGACGGCATCGTAATCGGGCAACTGCTCCCCTTGCTGGCGCGGCAGGCGGACAAGTATTCGATTATCCGGAGCATGACCCACGGCGTGAATGCCCATGAAACCGCGTCTTACATCGTGCAGACGGGGCGGACGCCCGGTGACGGGCTGGTCTTTCCCAGCGTTGGCGCGGTTGTTTCTCTGTTTAGAGGCTACGAGCATGGCTATGAAGGTTTGATCCCCCCATACATCGTGCTGACGGAACTCCAGGGGCGGTTTTCGGAGGCAGGATTTCTGGGACCGCGTTATAAGCCGTTTGCGACGGGCGGCGACCCGAATCAACAACGGTTCGCCGTGGAGGGCATTGTAGCCGCGGGGATTTCGGATGAGCGGCAACGCGCCCGGAGGGACCTGTTGCACGAACTGGATTCGCTCGGCAACGCCATGCCGGGAACCCCCCGCTTTGAACGGCTTAACCAGTGTGAGAGGAAGGCTTACGACTTGATTCTGGGAGATGCCGGCAAGCTGTTCGACCTGACACAGGAGAAGGACGAGGTGCGGGAGCGGTACGGCCGTAAGACGTTTGGGCAATGCTGTCTGATGGCGCGCCGGCTGGTCGAACACGGCGTTCCCTACGTGACCATCAACTACAAGGGTTGGGACACGCATAAGCAGCACTTCGAGGCCATGCGCCGCAAGTTGCCGGAAATGGACCAGGGTATGGCTGCACTTTTGCAGGAGCTGGATGAACGCGGCCTGCTTGAGAGCACCATTGTGTGGTGGGGCGGCGAATTCGGGCGAACGCCGCGCGTGCAATGGGAATCGCCCTGGAATGGGGGACGCGGCCACCACGGCGCGTGTTTCTGTGCAGTACTCGCCGGCGGAGGATTTCAGGGCGGACGGGTGGTGGGCGCTTCGGATGCGCGGGGCGAGGAGGTGGCGGAACGTCCCGTTCATCCGCGGGAGGTGATCGCCAGTATCTACGAAAGGCTTGGCATCGACCCGGAAGGGGCGTTGCCCAACGCGCGTGGAGTCGAGGCTAAAATCATGCCGGATGCGGGACGTGTCCATGAACTCGTGTAA
- a CDS encoding Dabb family protein — translation MRKSAILVLGVVMAAFAAGWWLSSGDAAFAADAAKPAPVLRHVVLLKFKDDAAPDQIQAVEKAFCALKDKISTVHSLEWGTDVSKEGLAQGFTHCFMLTFLSEADRDAYLPHPEHKAFGASLGPVLDKVVVVDYWTQP, via the coding sequence ATGCGAAAAAGCGCGATTCTTGTTCTTGGCGTCGTGATGGCGGCGTTCGCGGCCGGGTGGTGGCTGAGTTCTGGAGACGCGGCATTCGCCGCGGATGCCGCGAAACCGGCGCCGGTCCTGCGGCACGTAGTGCTCTTAAAATTCAAGGATGACGCGGCGCCCGATCAGATTCAGGCGGTCGAAAAGGCCTTCTGCGCGCTGAAGGACAAGATCAGCACGGTCCACAGCCTCGAATGGGGCACGGACGTGAGCAAAGAGGGCCTTGCTCAGGGTTTTACGCATTGCTTCATGCTCACGTTCTTGTCGGAAGCGGACCGCGACGCCTACCTGCCGCACCCGGAACACAAGGCTTTCGGCGCCTCTTTGGGCCCTGTTCTGGATAAGGTGGTTGTGGTCGATTATTGGACTCAGCCTTGA
- a CDS encoding exo-alpha-sialidase, with product GAQTWEQPFVMADTFGVSDNNPCMVIDPEQRLWLFHATLLAVPKSAWGSALVRYHIASDYANAGPPAWDYENLLVVHPPDFKQTDSALPGMNMIAGLLKDPFRARLGWMPRAHPLITSSGALLLPLANENLTLAVMAFTRDMGQTWTISQPVPGLGLEQPTVVEFPGGAMTAFFRNDRPQHRIVRSDSTDGGMTWGPVTLTELPHPNAGIEAIVLRSGRLAMIYNDSAEERDRLAVSISEDRGQTWRWIRHLDNTPGQRFDYPSIIQTPDGAIHATYSYNTSTIKYARFNETWVQQGD from the coding sequence GGGCGCGCAGACGTGGGAACAGCCCTTCGTCATGGCGGACACTTTCGGCGTCTCGGACAACAACCCCTGCATGGTAATCGACCCGGAACAGCGCCTCTGGCTGTTCCACGCCACGTTGCTTGCCGTGCCCAAGAGCGCATGGGGCAGCGCGCTGGTGCGGTACCATATCGCCTCGGACTACGCGAATGCCGGACCACCCGCATGGGATTATGAGAACCTTCTTGTTGTACACCCCCCTGATTTCAAACAGACGGACAGCGCACTTCCGGGGATGAACATGATTGCAGGGTTGCTCAAGGACCCCTTCCGCGCGCGCCTCGGCTGGATGCCAAGGGCCCATCCGCTCATCACTTCCAGCGGCGCGCTCCTATTGCCCCTGGCCAATGAAAACCTGACCCTTGCGGTCATGGCGTTCACCCGCGACATGGGCCAGACCTGGACCATCTCCCAACCGGTTCCCGGCCTCGGGCTTGAACAGCCTACGGTTGTCGAGTTTCCCGGCGGCGCCATGACCGCGTTCTTCCGCAACGACCGTCCGCAGCACCGTATCGTCCGCAGCGACTCGACGGACGGCGGCATGACCTGGGGACCCGTGACACTGACCGAATTGCCGCACCCCAACGCGGGGATCGAGGCCATCGTGCTGCGGAGCGGGCGGCTCGCCATGATTTACAACGACAGCGCGGAGGAACGCGACCGGCTGGCGGTCTCCATCTCCGAGGATCGCGGTCAGACCTGGCGCTGGATCCGGCACCTGGATAACACGCCCGGCCAGCGCTTCGACTACCCCTCCATCATCCAGACCCCGGACGGCGCCATCCACGCCACGTACTCGTACAATACCAGCACCATCAAGTACGCGCGATTCAACGAGACGTGGGTGCAGCAAGGCGATTGA
- a CDS encoding SDR family NAD(P)-dependent oxidoreductase, with protein sequence MADMLSNQVAIVTGAGRGIGAAAAKLFAREGASVAVSDRDAAPAEAVVAEIQAAGGKAIACNGDITDPAFPAQLVAKCIEAFGKLNILVNNAGYTWDGMSHKMSDEQFQAMLTIHNVAPFRLIRAATPYMREAAKQEQADGKTPEPRCIINVSSVAGLHGNAGQINYSAAKAGIIGMTKTMAKEWGPLGIRCNTVAFGFIDTRLTASKESAETVKVGDQEVQLGVPSHLRDMALMVIPLARIGTPDEAAGGMVLLASPYASYITGHVLEVTGGMGI encoded by the coding sequence ATGGCGGATATGCTGTCAAATCAAGTAGCTATTGTCACGGGCGCGGGGCGCGGCATCGGCGCTGCCGCCGCGAAACTGTTCGCGCGCGAAGGGGCAAGCGTCGCCGTCAGCGACCGCGATGCCGCCCCGGCGGAAGCGGTAGTAGCCGAGATCCAGGCCGCGGGCGGCAAGGCCATCGCCTGCAACGGCGATATTACGGACCCCGCCTTTCCCGCACAACTGGTCGCGAAGTGCATCGAGGCCTTCGGCAAGCTCAACATCCTCGTCAACAATGCCGGCTACACGTGGGACGGCATGTCGCACAAGATGTCCGATGAGCAGTTCCAGGCCATGTTAACCATCCACAACGTTGCGCCTTTCCGGCTGATCCGGGCGGCCACACCCTACATGCGCGAGGCGGCGAAACAAGAACAGGCCGACGGCAAGACCCCAGAGCCGCGCTGCATCATCAACGTGTCTTCCGTCGCCGGCCTGCACGGCAACGCGGGACAGATCAACTACAGCGCCGCGAAGGCGGGCATCATCGGAATGACAAAGACGATGGCGAAGGAATGGGGCCCCCTCGGCATCCGCTGCAATACGGTCGCATTCGGGTTCATCGATACGCGTCTCACGGCATCGAAGGAAAGCGCGGAAACCGTCAAGGTCGGCGACCAGGAAGTGCAGTTGGGCGTGCCCAGCCATCTGCGCGACATGGCGCTCATGGTCATTCCGCTGGCGCGCATCGGCACGCCGGATGAGGCCGCCGGCGGCATGGTCCTGCTCGCGTCGCCCTATGCGTCCTACATCACCGGCCACGTGCTCGAGGTCACCGGCGGCATGGGCATCTGA
- a CDS encoding 1-deoxy-D-xylulose-5-phosphate synthase, producing the protein MRILDKIDSPGDLKALQAHELETLAQELREQIIETVNRNGGHLASPLGVVELTLALHYVYDAGRDQIIWDVGHQCYAHKLLTGRREVFDSLRKAGGISGYPKVSESPFDAFGTGHSSTSISAAVGMAVARKLRGENHHIVAVIGDGAMTAGMAMEALSHAGDLGLDLLVVLNDNEMSISPNVGALSRYFNRLITALPYKRAKEDVASFVKMLLSERTVRRIQDIEKAAKGLITHGAFFQELGFNYIGPVDGHDLPLLVAVLTNLKQMHGPILFHCHTEKGKGLRVAERDPLAYHGIKPMALKQEDSEGLPRAPEANGSKPAACTFTDAFARAVIEAAEADSRVVGITAAMPTGTGLAQFAERFPDRFFDVGICEQHAVTFAAGLAVRGLRPVAAIYSTFLQRAYDQLIHDVCLQRLPVVFAIDRAGLVGEDSPTQNGTFDLSYLRAVPELTILAPRDDVDTELMLRWALQQDGPVAIRYARSKAPTIGAQADRDVTRGQILRHGMDATLLAVGPCVAACLAAAETLAAEGWNLGVADARRVKPLDAALLDAVADRPIITVEENTLDGGFGAAVIEHFNALGRLDGMRIHRIGIPDTFSEQGTREEQLAMHGLDAKGIAAFARVCLAETPSAAPTKLSVL; encoded by the coding sequence ATGCGAATACTGGATAAGATAGACAGTCCCGGCGATTTGAAGGCGCTACAGGCCCACGAACTCGAAACACTCGCTCAGGAACTGCGCGAACAGATAATCGAGACGGTAAACCGCAACGGCGGCCATCTCGCGTCGCCGCTCGGCGTCGTGGAACTGACCTTGGCCCTGCATTACGTCTATGACGCAGGCCGCGACCAGATTATCTGGGACGTAGGGCACCAGTGTTACGCACATAAGTTGTTGACAGGCCGCCGCGAGGTGTTCGATTCGCTGCGCAAGGCGGGCGGCATCAGCGGGTACCCCAAGGTCAGCGAGAGCCCCTTTGATGCGTTTGGCACCGGGCACAGCTCCACGTCCATTTCGGCCGCGGTCGGAATGGCCGTGGCGCGCAAACTGCGGGGCGAAAACCATCATATCGTTGCGGTCATCGGCGACGGCGCCATGACCGCAGGGATGGCCATGGAAGCGCTCAGCCACGCGGGCGACCTCGGGCTGGACCTGCTCGTCGTTCTGAACGACAACGAAATGTCCATATCGCCGAACGTCGGCGCATTGTCCCGCTACTTCAACCGGCTGATCACGGCCCTTCCCTACAAACGCGCAAAGGAAGACGTCGCCAGCTTCGTGAAGATGCTCCTCAGCGAGCGGACGGTCCGGCGGATTCAGGACATCGAGAAGGCCGCCAAGGGCCTCATCACGCACGGCGCGTTTTTCCAGGAACTCGGTTTCAACTACATCGGCCCCGTCGACGGCCACGACCTGCCGCTGCTTGTAGCGGTGCTCACCAACCTCAAGCAGATGCACGGCCCCATCCTTTTCCATTGTCACACCGAAAAGGGCAAGGGCCTGCGCGTTGCCGAGCGCGACCCCCTCGCGTATCACGGGATCAAGCCCATGGCGCTCAAGCAGGAAGACAGCGAGGGGTTGCCGCGCGCGCCGGAAGCAAACGGCAGCAAACCGGCCGCATGCACTTTCACCGACGCCTTCGCCAGGGCGGTCATTGAAGCCGCCGAGGCGGACTCGCGCGTCGTCGGCATCACCGCCGCCATGCCCACAGGCACGGGGCTCGCACAGTTTGCGGAACGGTTCCCAGACCGCTTTTTCGACGTCGGCATTTGCGAACAACACGCCGTCACCTTCGCCGCCGGGCTGGCCGTGCGCGGCCTCCGGCCGGTCGCCGCCATTTACTCCACTTTCCTGCAACGCGCCTACGACCAGCTTATCCATGACGTGTGCCTGCAACGGCTGCCCGTCGTCTTCGCCATCGACCGCGCGGGGCTCGTCGGAGAGGACAGCCCCACGCAAAACGGCACCTTCGATTTGTCGTACCTCAGAGCCGTGCCCGAGCTCACGATCCTCGCGCCGCGCGACGATGTGGACACGGAACTCATGCTCCGCTGGGCGCTCCAGCAAGACGGCCCCGTGGCCATACGTTACGCCCGCAGCAAGGCCCCCACGATTGGCGCGCAGGCCGATCGCGACGTCACGCGCGGCCAGATACTCCGGCACGGCATGGACGCCACGTTGCTCGCCGTCGGACCTTGTGTTGCAGCCTGCCTTGCAGCCGCCGAAACGCTTGCCGCGGAGGGATGGAACCTCGGCGTGGCGGATGCCCGGCGGGTCAAGCCGCTGGACGCCGCGCTACTCGACGCCGTAGCGGACCGTCCCATCATCACCGTCGAGGAAAACACGCTCGACGGCGGCTTCGGCGCAGCGGTAATCGAGCATTTCAACGCGCTGGGACGCCTGGACGGCATGCGCATCCATCGCATCGGCATTCCGGACACGTTCAGCGAGCAGGGCACACGCGAGGAGCAATTGGCAATGCATGGCCTGGACGCGAAGGGGATAGCGGCGTTCGCGCGCGTCTGCCTCGCCGAAACGCCCTCCGCCGCGCCAACGAAACTCTCGGTGCTTTAG